Proteins from a genomic interval of Pseudomonas sp. RC10:
- the hexR gene encoding transcriptional regulator HexR — translation MNLLQHIAQSRHLLRKSELKVADHVLLDPAAVMHSSMADLAHSVGISEPTIVRFCRAIGCTGFQDLKLKLAQSLAAGASFGQFAIHEDDSVADYSLKIFDTTLHTLMEVREKLDPHALQAAVTVMAAAHRVEFYGFGASGAVAADAQHKFFRLLLTAASYSDPHMQAMSAVTLKPTDVAVCISQSGRSKDLLITANLVRESGANLITLCPSQTPLAELSTVNLAIDVHEDTEIYTPLTSRIAHLVVIDVLAMGVAMARGPSLVNHLKSVKRSLRSLRLSPKSIKSAED, via the coding sequence TTGAATCTGTTGCAGCACATCGCCCAGTCTCGCCATCTCTTGCGTAAGTCGGAGCTCAAGGTAGCCGACCATGTGCTGCTTGATCCTGCGGCCGTGATGCACAGTTCCATGGCCGATCTGGCCCACAGTGTCGGGATCAGTGAGCCGACCATCGTGCGATTCTGTCGTGCGATTGGCTGCACCGGTTTCCAGGACCTCAAACTCAAACTGGCGCAAAGCCTTGCGGCGGGCGCGAGTTTTGGGCAGTTCGCGATTCATGAAGACGACTCGGTTGCGGACTACAGCCTTAAAATCTTCGATACCACGCTCCATACGCTGATGGAAGTTCGGGAAAAGCTCGACCCTCACGCGTTGCAGGCTGCGGTGACCGTCATGGCTGCGGCCCATCGTGTGGAGTTCTACGGGTTCGGCGCGTCAGGCGCGGTCGCGGCTGACGCCCAGCACAAGTTCTTCCGACTGCTGCTGACGGCGGCGTCCTACTCCGATCCGCACATGCAGGCCATGTCGGCGGTAACGCTCAAGCCTACAGACGTCGCGGTGTGCATCTCACAGTCGGGCCGGTCGAAGGACCTGCTGATCACGGCCAACCTCGTACGCGAGAGCGGCGCGAATCTGATCACCCTGTGCCCGAGCCAGACCCCCTTGGCCGAACTCTCGACCGTCAACCTGGCGATCGACGTGCACGAAGACACCGAAATCTACACGCCGTTGACCTCGCGTATCGCCCATTTGGTCGTGATCGATGTGCTGGCCATGGGCGTAGCGATGGCCCGCGGCCCGAGCCTGGTCAATCACCTGAAGAGCGTGAAGCGCAGCTTGCGTAGCTTGCGGCTGTCGCCGAAGTCGATCAAATCGGCTGAGGATTGA
- a CDS encoding cation:proton antiporter has translation MHAISFIQDLAVIMLVAGVVTVLFHRLKQPVVLGYIVAGFIIGPHTPPFGLIHDEDTIKILAELGVIFLMFCLGLEFSLRKLFKVGATAFVAAFLEIMLMIWIGYEIGQYFGWSTMDSLFLGAILAISSTTIIVKALNDLKMKNQRFAQLIFGVLIVEDILGIGIIALLSGIAVSGSVSSGEVFSTVGKLSLFMIVALVIGILLVPRLLAYVAKFESNEMLLVTVLGLCFGFCLLVVKLEYSMVLGAFLIGAIMAESKQLAKIEHLIEPIRDMFSAIFFVAIGLLIDPQILLAYAWPIAVITVAVVLGKMLSCGLGAFIAGNDGKTSLRVGMGLSQIGEFSFIIAALGMTLQVTSDFLYPVAVAVSAITTLLTPYLIRAADPLSHTLARIMPTRVARVFGLYGEWLRSIQPQGQGALLASMIRKILLQVGVNLALVVAIFFCGAYFAERIGDYFSEWVSEVGQQKAWIWGASLLLSLPFLIAAYRKLKALSMLLAEMSVKPEMAGRHTARVRRVIAEVIPLLSLVVIFLLIALLSASMLPTHEWLLLIVIVAAVVAAVLWRWFIRVHTRMQIALLETLGNHQEPSEH, from the coding sequence ATGCATGCCATCAGTTTCATTCAGGACCTGGCAGTCATCATGCTGGTGGCTGGCGTGGTCACCGTTCTCTTCCATCGACTCAAACAACCGGTCGTCCTCGGCTATATCGTCGCCGGGTTCATCATCGGGCCGCACACTCCGCCATTCGGCCTGATCCACGACGAAGACACCATCAAGATTCTTGCTGAACTGGGCGTGATCTTCCTCATGTTCTGTCTGGGACTGGAATTCAGTCTGCGCAAATTGTTCAAGGTCGGCGCTACGGCGTTCGTCGCCGCCTTCCTCGAAATCATGCTGATGATCTGGATCGGCTATGAAATCGGCCAGTATTTTGGCTGGAGCACCATGGATTCGCTGTTCTTGGGAGCGATTTTGGCCATCTCCTCGACCACGATCATCGTTAAGGCGCTCAACGACCTGAAAATGAAAAACCAGCGTTTCGCCCAACTGATCTTTGGCGTGCTGATCGTGGAAGACATCCTCGGCATCGGCATCATCGCGCTGTTGTCGGGCATTGCGGTCAGCGGCTCGGTGAGTTCCGGTGAAGTGTTCTCCACCGTCGGCAAGCTTTCGTTGTTCATGATCGTCGCGCTGGTGATCGGGATTCTGCTGGTGCCGCGTTTGCTGGCCTACGTCGCGAAATTCGAAAGCAACGAGATGCTACTGGTCACGGTCCTGGGCCTGTGTTTCGGCTTCTGTCTGCTGGTGGTCAAACTCGAGTACAGCATGGTGCTAGGGGCTTTTCTGATTGGCGCGATCATGGCCGAATCGAAGCAACTGGCGAAGATCGAGCATTTGATCGAACCCATTCGCGACATGTTCAGCGCAATTTTCTTTGTTGCCATCGGCTTGCTTATCGACCCGCAGATCCTGCTTGCCTACGCATGGCCCATCGCCGTGATCACCGTGGCCGTTGTGCTGGGCAAGATGCTGTCCTGCGGCCTGGGAGCGTTTATCGCAGGTAACGACGGAAAAACCTCGCTCCGTGTTGGAATGGGGCTGTCACAGATTGGCGAGTTTTCTTTCATCATTGCCGCGCTCGGGATGACATTGCAGGTCACCAGCGATTTTCTCTATCCCGTTGCGGTGGCGGTGTCGGCGATCACCACACTGCTCACGCCGTATCTGATTCGGGCTGCCGATCCACTGTCCCACACGTTGGCGAGGATCATGCCTACGCGAGTGGCCCGGGTTTTCGGTCTGTACGGAGAGTGGCTGCGCAGCATTCAGCCACAGGGGCAGGGGGCGTTACTGGCTTCGATGATTCGCAAGATCCTGCTGCAAGTGGGGGTGAACCTGGCGCTGGTGGTGGCGATCTTCTTCTGCGGTGCTTATTTCGCCGAGCGCATTGGGGATTACTTCAGCGAATGGGTCAGCGAAGTCGGTCAGCAGAAGGCCTGGATATGGGGCGCTTCTTTACTGTTGTCGCTACCGTTTCTGATCGCGGCCTATCGCAAGCTGAAAGCGCTGTCGATGCTGTTGGCCGAGATGAGTGTGAAGCCAGAGATGGCGGGCAGGCATACCGCACGCGTACGCCGAGTGATTGCGGAGGTGATCCCGTTGCTGTCGCTGGTGGTGATTTTCCTGCTGATCGCCCTGCTGTCGGCGAGCATGCTGCCGACCCACGAATGGTTGCTGCTGATCGTGATCGTGGCAGCGGTGGTGGCGGCGGTGCTGTGGCGCTGGTTCATCCGGGTGCACACCCGCATGCAGATCGCGCTGCTGGAAACACTGGGGAATCATCAGGAGCCTTCAGAGCATTAA
- a CDS encoding RHS repeat-associated core domain-containing protein: MDAFLHARTASITARDSRQLVVLTIRGARRERDVFDNAARVIERFDARRLFSRRSLYALSGTELSAECADAGWQLSLLGEAGQTVEQRDGRGLVRRVEHDALLRPIAVFESGIRVECYAYGAADEAAGNRCGRLTEQRDQAGRLVNEHYALGGQVLVQGREVVATEIAPTAMLRTHWAYGPLGDVQQQTDAGGHLRRFTASVSGEADTAQAMGRLMISSTCYDAEGRLQAQTLGNGVGTEREYDPADGRLARLRSRCTDGTVLQDLTYRYDPVGNPLRIEDAAQPVRHFNNQRVEPVRTFAYDIHYQLIEATGYEAADNQGIAIYSETYDYDLGGNMLQLVHVGAKNFTRTWQVCGSSNRAHLKDNPPDFDANGNLQQLQPGQSLQWDSHNRLSGVSPVQRDDGNDDYERYLYGADNLRACKTRHAKAGSHSLVEDVLYLPDLQIRNNSATGETLHVLDVCGVRVLHWVQGRPAELTNNQPRYLLTDHLGSTTLELDSETRLISQEIYYPYGGTAWSAARSATEVKYRFVRYSGRERDATGLYDYGLRYYAPWLCRWINPDPAGEMDGLNRYRFASNSPVRYGDVLGAAPYDVLHEGEMHGANGVPFKFVARGRGEFSAAQNVAFEEALVLATTLLDDAIAGLSSSSLDKGTEASLEAAFGTLSNQQRKSVIKKLRGNYKQQRDYLQSLNGENGWKVSLYSGASAAGVTFGVRPYAPQKTMALREDHVMDAHPLEVADTLIHEASHASHNTRDVFYNKNIPFSGRNVSDEELSENARLVAGNLVKIAASGPILVNAHSLNREAFDDLAKRSKIVSVFSKRTPLERFIGDEKIRSKVLLSNADTYGRFVRSNPAAYATFKSLRANRAI, encoded by the coding sequence ATGGATGCTTTTCTGCATGCGCGTACCGCCAGCATCACTGCGCGCGACTCTCGGCAATTGGTTGTTTTGACGATTCGTGGTGCCCGCCGCGAGCGCGACGTATTCGATAACGCCGCGCGAGTGATCGAGCGTTTCGACGCCCGTCGTCTTTTTAGCCGTCGATCTCTCTACGCACTCTCTGGAACGGAGCTGTCGGCCGAATGTGCCGACGCTGGCTGGCAGCTTTCGCTGCTTGGTGAGGCCGGACAGACAGTCGAGCAGCGCGACGGCCGGGGGCTTGTCCGGCGTGTCGAACATGACGCGCTTTTGCGGCCCATTGCAGTGTTTGAAAGCGGTATCCGTGTTGAGTGTTATGCCTATGGCGCCGCCGATGAGGCTGCTGGCAACCGTTGCGGGCGCCTGACCGAGCAGCGGGATCAGGCAGGTAGGCTGGTAAATGAACACTATGCGCTGGGGGGGCAGGTGTTGGTTCAAGGGCGAGAGGTTGTTGCAACTGAAATCGCTCCCACAGCGATGCTGCGCACGCATTGGGCGTATGGTCCACTTGGGGATGTTCAGCAGCAGACTGATGCCGGCGGCCATTTACGCCGATTCACGGCATCCGTGAGCGGCGAGGCGGATACTGCGCAGGCCATGGGTCGGTTGATGATCAGCAGCACGTGTTATGACGCCGAAGGCCGCCTTCAGGCGCAAACCTTAGGCAATGGTGTAGGCACCGAGCGTGAGTATGATCCTGCCGATGGTCGCTTGGCCCGACTGCGCAGCCGTTGCACAGACGGCACGGTGCTGCAGGACCTGACCTACCGCTACGACCCCGTAGGCAACCCACTGCGCATCGAAGACGCTGCGCAGCCCGTTCGGCACTTCAACAACCAGCGCGTCGAGCCGGTGCGCACCTTCGCCTACGATATCCACTACCAACTGATCGAAGCCACCGGCTATGAAGCGGCGGACAATCAAGGCATCGCTATCTACAGTGAAACCTACGACTACGACCTGGGCGGCAACATGCTGCAGTTGGTGCATGTTGGCGCAAAGAATTTCACACGCACCTGGCAGGTGTGTGGCAGTAGCAACCGCGCCCATCTCAAGGACAACCCACCGGACTTCGATGCGAACGGCAACCTGCAGCAACTGCAGCCTGGCCAGTCGTTGCAGTGGGACAGCCACAACCGGCTAAGCGGAGTGAGTCCGGTGCAGCGTGATGACGGCAATGACGACTACGAGCGTTATCTTTATGGCGCTGATAACCTGCGTGCATGCAAGACGCGTCATGCCAAGGCGGGAAGCCATTCGCTGGTTGAAGACGTGCTGTACCTGCCTGACCTCCAGATTCGCAATAACAGCGCCACGGGCGAGACATTGCATGTGCTCGACGTCTGCGGCGTGCGCGTGCTGCATTGGGTGCAAGGCAGGCCTGCCGAACTGACAAACAATCAGCCGCGCTATTTACTGACCGACCACTTGGGCTCGACCACGCTGGAACTCGATTCCGAGACGAGACTGATCAGCCAAGAGATCTATTACCCCTACGGCGGCACCGCTTGGAGTGCTGCCAGAAGCGCCACCGAGGTGAAGTATCGTTTCGTGCGCTACTCAGGCAGGGAGCGCGATGCCACTGGCTTGTATGACTACGGGCTTCGGTATTACGCACCGTGGCTATGCCGCTGGATCAATCCAGACCCGGCGGGGGAGATGGACGGGTTGAATCGGTATCGGTTCGCGAGCAATTCGCCGGTGCGCTATGGCGACGTGCTCGGCGCTGCGCCTTACGACGTTTTGCATGAAGGCGAAATGCATGGGGCCAATGGGGTGCCTTTCAAGTTTGTTGCCCGAGGGAGAGGTGAGTTCAGTGCGGCTCAGAACGTGGCGTTCGAGGAGGCGCTGGTCCTGGCGACAACGTTGCTAGACGATGCAATCGCTGGATTATCTTCTTCGTCGCTGGACAAAGGCACGGAAGCCTCGCTTGAAGCAGCATTTGGCACATTATCAAACCAGCAAAGAAAATCAGTCATCAAGAAACTGCGCGGTAATTACAAACAACAACGTGATTACCTGCAAAGTCTTAATGGTGAGAATGGCTGGAAGGTGAGCTTATATAGCGGTGCTTCAGCAGCGGGCGTTACATTCGGCGTCAGGCCATATGCACCACAGAAAACGATGGCCCTGCGTGAAGATCACGTCATGGATGCTCATCCTCTTGAAGTCGCTGACACGCTGATACATGAAGCAAGTCATGCTTCTCATAACACCAGGGATGTTTTTTATAATAAAAATATCCCGTTTTCCGGGCGTAATGTGAGCGATGAGGAGCTGTCTGAAAACGCCAGGCTCGTGGCCGGTAATCTAGTCAAGATTGCCGCCAGCGGCCCCATCTTGGTAAACGCCCACAGCTTGAATCGCGAAGCCTTCGACGACCTTGCCAAACGATCAAAGATAGTTTCGGTATTTTCCAAAAGAACGCCGCTTGAACGCTTCATCGGGGACGAAAAAATCAGGAGTAAAGTGCTGCTCTCAAACGCCGACACTTACGGTCGCTTTGTCAGGTCGAACCCCGCAGCATACGCTACTTTCAAGTCTCTCAGGGCGAATCGCGCTATTTAG
- a CDS encoding SMI1/KNR4 family protein, which produces MEEVIEQLREANEPVPVPLELPDEDQLVEIEEQLFINIPFVFKEFLLTVSDVVYGSLEPVTVTDPQSHTYLPDVAANAWDIGVPRELIPICQDGEDYYCVEEDGTVVLWSGEEELVTEESWESVWHWARDVWLES; this is translated from the coding sequence GTGGAAGAAGTCATCGAACAACTCCGTGAAGCCAATGAGCCGGTTCCCGTCCCGCTTGAGCTGCCGGACGAAGATCAGCTTGTCGAAATCGAAGAGCAGCTGTTCATCAACATTCCTTTCGTCTTCAAGGAATTCTTGCTGACCGTCAGCGACGTGGTGTATGGCAGCCTGGAGCCGGTGACTGTCACCGATCCGCAATCTCATACCTACCTGCCGGACGTGGCGGCAAATGCCTGGGACATCGGTGTTCCGCGCGAGCTCATCCCGATCTGCCAAGATGGCGAAGATTACTACTGCGTTGAAGAAGACGGCACTGTGGTGCTGTGGTCCGGCGAAGAAGAACTCGTCACCGAAGAAAGCTGGGAATCGGTTTGGCACTGGGCGCGGGACGTCTGGCTGGAAAGCTGA
- a CDS encoding Tim44 domain-containing protein, with product MQRFLSIALALVIGLTMSLDANAARFGGGKSMGSAPSHQARQTAPSAPAAAPNAAGRPAPAAGGASKWLGPLAGIAAGGLLASMFMGGGFQGMQFFDILIMAVIAFVIFRFIAARRRKQQPNMAPAGAPFQRETFEQQPAQNANSMFGGSPAASARPVINAPAWFNEERFIEAARNHFQSLQQHWDANEMDKISEFVTPQMLQFLKKERADLGDGFQSTYIDNLNVQLEGVDDRADKTIATLTFSGVSKTSRFDQGEVFSESWNMERAPGENQPWLVAGIRQNG from the coding sequence ATGCAACGTTTTCTAAGCATCGCTTTGGCGCTGGTCATCGGACTCACCATGAGTCTGGATGCCAACGCCGCGCGTTTCGGTGGCGGCAAGAGCATGGGCTCGGCGCCAAGTCACCAAGCGCGTCAGACAGCTCCTTCTGCTCCTGCCGCTGCACCTAACGCTGCCGGTCGTCCTGCGCCTGCTGCGGGCGGTGCTTCCAAATGGCTGGGCCCTCTGGCCGGTATCGCTGCCGGTGGCCTGCTCGCCTCCATGTTCATGGGCGGCGGCTTCCAGGGCATGCAGTTCTTCGACATCCTGATTATGGCGGTCATCGCTTTCGTGATCTTCCGTTTCATCGCCGCCCGTCGACGCAAGCAGCAGCCAAACATGGCTCCGGCTGGCGCGCCGTTCCAGCGTGAAACCTTCGAACAGCAGCCTGCGCAAAACGCCAATTCGATGTTCGGCGGTTCGCCTGCCGCGTCGGCTCGCCCGGTCATCAACGCACCGGCATGGTTCAACGAAGAGCGCTTTATCGAGGCCGCGCGTAACCACTTCCAGTCGCTGCAACAGCACTGGGATGCGAACGAGATGGACAAGATCTCCGAGTTCGTGACCCCGCAAATGCTGCAGTTCCTGAAAAAAGAACGCGCAGACCTGGGTGATGGCTTCCAGTCCACCTATATCGACAACCTGAACGTGCAACTGGAAGGTGTCGACGACCGCGCCGACAAGACCATTGCTACCTTGACCTTCAGCGGTGTGTCGAAAACGTCGCGCTTCGACCAGGGCGAAGTGTTCAGCGAAAGCTGGAACATGGAACGCGCTCCGGGCGAGAACCAGCCTTGGCTGGTGGCAGGTATTCGCCAGAACGGCTGA
- a CDS encoding EAL domain-containing protein, whose protein sequence is MTTSSKAPADAVATRRVIRRQFATQLAVERTRLLYQGSLLPTLFMFINGLLCAWLLWSPQRYVLVSIWVGWLSALVCLRVLQVAAFRAAPPERQAHPVWTRMFLAGACVSGFTLSSAALVLVPVESFVQQAWVFGLIGAATLSASVAYAASIPAFLTFTVPCLLPPILYLFWGGDVPLRGWGWLGLILLLALIVVAAQVNRLIERGLTRRFQNQALIEHLQQAQAQSEALNRELTRQYEERARFLSHYDELTGLANRALFNERLREANQRVRHGRQTLALLHINLDRFKLLNDSLGHEVADQLLRQIGRRISAELADADTVARLSADEFAVLFDTFGNLTTLTRMTTRLLNKLRSPVLVAGHELVVSASIGIALLPDSARDISALVTQANMAMQHAKHLGGNNFQFYTDSLQARTLERLQLEIQLRRAIEDGQLEVFYQPKLELATGQLSSAEALVRWRHPVLGMVPPSEFIGLAEESGLIADIGEFVLRRACRQACEWQASGLRPIRVSVNLSVHQLRQGKLVSLVRQVLDESGLLPEYLELELTESQLLDSVEHIISTFQQLRELGVKLAIDDFGTGYSSLSYLKRFPVDYVKIDQAFIRGLNEGTEDAAITRAIIAMAHSLELKVVAEGVENEQQLEFLRAHACDEVQGYLVSRPVEANAMGTVLRDCEAVAWSPV, encoded by the coding sequence ATGACCACCAGCTCCAAAGCCCCGGCCGATGCTGTGGCGACACGACGTGTCATCCGCAGACAGTTCGCCACCCAGCTTGCCGTCGAGCGCACACGCCTTCTTTATCAGGGGTCGCTGCTGCCGACTCTGTTCATGTTCATCAATGGTTTGCTCTGCGCCTGGCTGCTCTGGAGTCCGCAGCGGTACGTGCTCGTCAGTATTTGGGTGGGCTGGCTGTCAGCGCTGGTGTGCCTACGGGTGCTTCAGGTGGCGGCGTTTCGTGCGGCGCCACCTGAGCGTCAGGCGCATCCGGTCTGGACGCGGATGTTTCTGGCGGGCGCCTGTGTCAGCGGGTTCACGCTCTCCAGCGCGGCGCTGGTGCTGGTTCCCGTGGAAAGCTTCGTGCAACAGGCGTGGGTCTTCGGCCTGATCGGCGCGGCCACGCTCTCGGCCAGCGTGGCCTACGCCGCGAGCATTCCAGCCTTCCTGACGTTCACCGTGCCCTGCCTGCTGCCGCCCATCCTCTATCTGTTCTGGGGTGGCGACGTGCCGTTGCGTGGTTGGGGCTGGCTGGGGTTGATCCTGCTGCTGGCGCTGATTGTCGTGGCGGCGCAGGTCAACCGGTTGATTGAGCGAGGTCTGACCCGGCGCTTTCAGAATCAGGCCTTGATTGAGCACCTGCAACAGGCTCAAGCCCAAAGCGAAGCGCTGAATCGAGAGCTGACGCGGCAATATGAAGAGCGGGCCCGATTCCTCTCGCACTATGACGAGCTGACAGGCCTGGCCAACCGCGCGCTGTTCAACGAGCGGCTGCGCGAAGCCAATCAGCGCGTACGCCACGGCAGGCAAACCCTGGCGCTGCTGCACATCAATCTGGACCGTTTCAAGCTGCTCAACGACAGCCTTGGGCATGAGGTTGCCGATCAATTGCTGCGTCAGATAGGCCGCCGCATCAGCGCCGAGCTGGCAGACGCCGATACTGTGGCGCGCTTGTCCGCCGATGAATTCGCGGTGCTGTTCGACACCTTCGGCAACCTGACGACACTGACGCGAATGACCACCCGGTTGCTGAACAAACTGCGTTCACCGGTTCTGGTGGCTGGGCACGAACTGGTGGTCAGCGCGTCCATCGGCATCGCCTTGCTGCCGGATTCGGCCAGAGACATTTCTGCGTTAGTCACCCAAGCCAACATGGCGATGCAGCACGCCAAACACTTGGGCGGTAATAACTTCCAGTTCTACACCGACAGCCTGCAAGCCCGGACCCTTGAGCGTTTGCAGCTGGAGATTCAACTGCGCCGAGCGATTGAAGACGGTCAGTTGGAGGTCTTCTATCAGCCCAAGCTCGAACTGGCGACGGGTCAGCTCAGTTCTGCCGAGGCCCTTGTGCGTTGGCGGCATCCGGTGCTCGGCATGGTACCGCCCAGCGAATTCATCGGCTTGGCCGAAGAGTCCGGGCTGATCGCCGACATCGGCGAGTTCGTGCTGCGCCGCGCCTGCCGACAGGCCTGCGAATGGCAAGCCAGCGGGCTGCGGCCCATTCGGGTGTCAGTCAATCTGTCTGTGCATCAATTACGGCAGGGCAAGCTCGTCAGTCTGGTGCGCCAAGTGCTCGATGAAAGCGGGCTGCTGCCTGAATACTTGGAGCTTGAACTGACCGAAAGCCAGCTGCTGGACAGCGTCGAGCACATCATCAGCACCTTCCAGCAGTTGCGTGAGTTGGGCGTGAAGTTGGCTATCGATGATTTCGGCACAGGCTATTCGTCACTCAGTTACTTGAAGCGCTTCCCCGTGGACTACGTAAAAATTGATCAAGCATTTATCAGAGGCCTGAACGAGGGCACCGAAGACGCCGCCATCACGCGGGCGATCATCGCCATGGCTCACAGCCTTGAATTGAAGGTGGTCGCCGAAGGGGTAGAGAACGAGCAACAGCTGGAATTTCTCCGAGCCCATGCATGCGACGAGGTGCAAGGCTACCTGGTCAGTCGGCCAGTGGAGGCCAATGCGATGGGCACTGTCCTACGTGATTGTGAAGCGGTTGCCTGGAGTCCTGTGTGA
- the uvrD gene encoding DNA helicase II: MHTDDLSLLLNSLNDAQRQAVAASVGRQLVLAGAGSGKTRVLVHRIAWLIQVENASPHSILSVTFTNKAAAEMRHRIEQLMGINPAGMWVGTFHGLAHRLLRAHWQEAGLNQNFQILDSDDQQRLVKRVIREMGLDEQKWPARQAQWFINGQKDEGLRPKHIQASGDLFLSTMKGIYENYEAACQRASVIDFSELLLRALDLWRDNPGLLEHYQRRFRHVLVDEFQDTNAVQYAWLRLLAKGGDSLMVVGDDDQSIYGWRGAKIENIHQYSDDFPDTETIRLEQNYRSTASILKAANGLIVNNSGRLGKELWTDVGDGELISLYAAFNEHDEARYVVETIESAIKTGMSRSDIAILYRSNAQSRVLEEALLRERIPYRIYGGQRFFERAEIKNAMAYLRVLEGRGNDSALERVINVPPRGIGEKTVEAIREHARHADVSMWESMRLLVANKGVTGRAASALGGFIELIENLSAKVMEMPLHLMTQTVIEQSGLITYHQEEKGEKGQARVENLEELVSAARAFENSEDEEDLTPLAAFLGHASLEAGDTQADEHEDSIQLMTLHSAKGLEFPYVFLVGMEEGLFPHKMSLEEPGRLEEERRLAYVGITRAMQHLVLTYAETRRLYGSETYNKVSRFVREVPPNLIQEVRLSNSVTRPFGGSKTMAPSRLFDGEGIPQSQFSLGQRVQHAVFGEGTILNFEGSGAQARVQVNFSEGSKWLMLGYAKLEPV; this comes from the coding sequence ATGCATACTGATGACCTCTCCCTTCTGCTCAACTCCCTCAACGATGCCCAACGCCAGGCGGTCGCCGCCTCCGTGGGTCGTCAGTTGGTTCTCGCTGGCGCAGGCTCCGGCAAAACCCGCGTGCTGGTGCACCGTATCGCCTGGTTGATCCAGGTGGAGAACGCGTCGCCCCACTCGATCCTGTCGGTGACGTTCACCAACAAGGCGGCCGCCGAGATGCGCCATCGCATCGAGCAGCTGATGGGCATCAACCCGGCAGGCATGTGGGTCGGCACCTTCCACGGGCTGGCGCACCGTCTATTGCGTGCGCACTGGCAGGAAGCCGGGCTGAACCAGAATTTCCAGATTCTCGACAGCGACGACCAGCAGCGTCTGGTCAAGCGCGTCATCCGCGAGATGGGTCTGGACGAGCAGAAATGGCCTGCGCGTCAGGCGCAATGGTTCATCAACGGCCAGAAGGATGAAGGGCTGCGTCCCAAGCACATTCAGGCGTCCGGCGACCTGTTCCTCAGCACCATGAAAGGCATCTACGAGAATTACGAAGCGGCGTGCCAACGGGCCAGCGTCATCGACTTCTCGGAACTGCTGCTGCGTGCGCTGGACCTGTGGCGCGACAACCCTGGCCTGCTGGAGCATTACCAGCGCCGTTTCCGCCACGTCCTTGTAGACGAATTCCAGGACACCAACGCCGTGCAGTACGCCTGGCTGCGTTTGCTGGCCAAGGGTGGCGACAGCCTGATGGTGGTCGGCGACGACGATCAGTCGATTTACGGCTGGCGCGGCGCGAAGATCGAGAACATTCATCAGTATTCCGATGACTTCCCGGACACCGAGACGATCCGACTGGAGCAGAACTACCGCTCCACCGCGAGCATCCTGAAGGCTGCCAACGGCCTGATCGTCAACAACAGTGGCCGTCTGGGCAAAGAGCTGTGGACCGATGTCGGCGACGGCGAACTAATCAGCCTGTACGCCGCCTTCAACGAACACGATGAAGCGCGCTACGTGGTCGAGACCATCGAGAGCGCGATCAAGACCGGCATGTCCCGCAGCGACATCGCGATTCTTTACCGCTCCAACGCCCAGTCCCGGGTGCTGGAAGAGGCCCTGTTGCGCGAGCGCATCCCGTACCGCATTTATGGCGGTCAGCGCTTCTTCGAACGGGCAGAAATCAAAAACGCGATGGCCTATCTGCGCGTTCTGGAAGGCCGTGGCAACGATTCGGCCCTCGAACGCGTGATCAACGTGCCGCCCCGTGGCATTGGCGAGAAAACCGTCGAAGCCATTCGCGAGCATGCGCGCCACGCCGATGTGTCGATGTGGGAATCCATGCGCCTGCTGGTGGCTAACAAAGGCGTGACCGGTCGGGCCGCCAGCGCCTTGGGCGGGTTTATCGAACTGATCGAGAACCTCTCGGCCAAGGTCATGGAGATGCCGCTGCACCTGATGACCCAGACCGTCATCGAGCAGTCCGGGCTGATCACCTATCACCAGGAAGAAAAAGGCGAGAAAGGCCAGGCTCGGGTAGAAAACCTTGAGGAATTGGTCAGTGCCGCCCGCGCCTTTGAGAACAGCGAAGACGAGGAAGACTTGACGCCACTGGCCGCGTTCCTCGGCCATGCTTCACTGGAGGCAGGCGATACCCAGGCCGATGAGCACGAAGACAGCATCCAGCTGATGACGCTGCACAGCGCCAAGGGTCTGGAATTCCCTTACGTGTTTCTCGTTGGCATGGAAGAAGGGCTGTTCCCGCACAAGATGAGCCTGGAAGAACCGGGCCGTCTGGAAGAGGAACGCCGCCTGGCTTACGTCGGGATCACACGAGCGATGCAACATCTGGTGCTGACGTACGCCGAAACCCGACGTTTGTACGGCAGCGAGACCTACAACAAGGTGTCGCGCTTCGTACGTGAAGTCCCGCCGAATCTGATTCAGGAAGTGCGCCTGTCCAACAGCGTCACGCGTCCTTTCGGTGGCTCCAAGACCATGGCGCCGAGCCGGCTGTTCGACGGCGAAGGCATTCCACAAAGCCAGTTCTCGCTCGGCCAACGCGTGCAGCACGCGGTGTTCGGCGAGGGCACCATCCTCAACTTCGAAGGCTCCGGCGCCCAGGCTCGGGTGCAGGTGAACTTCTCCGAAGGCAGCAAGTGGCTGATGCTGGGGTACGCCAAGCTGGAGCCGGTTTGA